GTGTGTATATGTATTGAAGTTTAGTTCATAAGGAATTACTTTTCTTTTGCAGTTGACGTGGAACACTCACATGTCAGATTTTTGGGTAATTTAGTACTGAATTTATGGGACTGTGGAGGGTAAGTATTACAATGTAAACTATTTGTAAGGTGttataattacaagtacaaaaaagaatttggaattttcaactagagtagggaccatagcacatcgataaaaagtactgaaacaagttggagtagtacacaagattaaatcacaataaaacaataagaagtgttatatccctactgtgctcaagataccataatggaaatgcatagtagggatataacacttgttatcattttactgtgatttaatatcatgcactactccagtgttgtttcagtacttttatcaacgTGCTATATGGttcctactccagttgaaaactCCAAAAaattttgtatacttgtttgttaactttttttgtaaataatcattatgactggtgaatccacacataccgcatctgaaatggcccAGCTattttaattattgtctgaaaagtgaagcatccgttacgctttgttgtcagctcaacgcgttacacagcattttgaatcaagaactctTCAAAAAGCACGTATGCAATCCActcacgcataccaaaagaaatggcactgtgtgccccagttatatcaattatcgtctgaaaagtgaagcatccattacgctttgttgtcggctatgttcaacctgtttcacaacagtatgaatcaagaactgtttgagaagcacctctgcaatcagaacagccactatgaaaaatacagatgattttcattacaaagggaagccatcatgtgctgccgccaaattgacacttttcgttgtcagcaaagatgaatgggacacaaaggaagactctggttaagtccatgaagaatgcattgtacgtactgcagtatgccaaaaggcacctcttgggccgaagcaatgtcgaacagtgaaaaaagcaagcctgtagccttagccgttatcaagttacgcttgtctgaaggcatcagtcaggcagtcagtcagtagaaaattccattaaataaatatatttttaaattccatagcaacttgctgaaagcatttcgggtcaatctgaaagcttgttggggtttagttttacctattcaatactgcctcattgtcgtcaggggaaattgaggctggttttttggtgatgttatttcgtgggccatgcctactcctttgtggtccctactatacaatactattgtactgtatgatgggcCACCTCATCAATACAACCAATTCATTATAGTGATCATGTTAAGGTCCCATACACAGTTAAGGTGTACTTTGTGATTTCCATGttctcattatagtggccacaCCAAGTTATATATACCACATTTTTGAGGTCATGTTTtcccttattagtgaggtggtATACATGATGCAACATCAGACTACataaactgtgtgtattgtgatATGATAGGTGTGTGCCTGATGCAATGCATTGGGCTGTCCGTGCTTCACTATGTATTGCTGATGCAATAAAGATACTGTGTAGACTTATACTTTGCAACATTGCACATAAACTGTGTTCACTACATCATTGTAAAGTGTACATACCATTGTGAGAAGGTTGTATGGTAGCTGTGTATAGATGGGAATCATATGTTTTACTGTTGTTTGAAAACATCGAATGATTTAGTCTACTAGGTATATCAGTTATGTATGTGATTTATAAGTACCAGCATGCTGTATTGCCTCCCCCACCCCCATGTTGTGACGCActaattgtttgtttttatttctAGGCAAAAAGTTTTCATGGATAGTTTTTTAACGACACAACGTGACACGATATTCAGAAATGTGGAAGTGTTGATATATGTATTTGATGTGGAGAGTGATGAATATGACAGAGATATGCATTACTATCAGTCATGCTTGGAGGCATTGATGCAGAACTCTCCTGATGCCAAGATCTTCTGTCTTGTGCACAAGATGGACCTTGTACCAGAAGATCAAAGAACcatggtgtgtagtgtgtgtgtgtgcatgcgtgtgggTGTAGTACAtacgtgtgtgagtgtgtgtgtgtagtacatGCACGTAAGTGTGGTGAGTTAGTGtgtagtgcatgcatgtgtgtggtgCCTACGTGTGCACACTCGTCCAACCATGTATTTAGTACAGATTATGTGCGTGCATGTCTTATGTAGCGTCCCATACATGTTGTTAACAGATATTTGAGAAAAGAGAGTCTGAACTAAAGAAGAGATCATTACCATTGTCATGTGAATGCTTCAGAACATCAATATGGGATGAGACATTATACAAGGTTAGTACTGGTAAATAAACACCTTACGGAATTAAAATACTTTATACATTATTATTGTAGAACTCCTATACTATTTTACTAGTGATATAAAGTAAACTGTTTTCTGTTGAAATTATATTTATAAAGTTAGATGGAGAAAAGATAGGTAGGAGATAGGCTTTGGTTCTTGGCTCAGTACAGAGGATAATTATCCCCTCTACAGTTTTACCAAAAGATGTTTGGTTCCAGGTGTCTAGTTTTAATGAGCAAGTCTTCTTGAACTTTTAGAAATCTTTTTATGGGTTAGGCGGTCATCAGTACCACGAATAGTGtggtactgttttatcttactTAATGTATAACAATTTAAACATGCTGGATGTGTGTTGAAGTGTGCTCTTTCCATACAGGCCTGGTCTACCATAGTTCATCTTCTTATTCCAAACATTTCTCAGCTGGAGGCAAGTCTGAACAGTTTTGCTACTGTCCTGGATGCTGATGAAGTGTTATTGTTTGAAAAGGCCACCTTTTTAGTAAGTAACTGAATTTGTTACAGCTGGTAAAGTTATAAAACTCTGTTTTTAGAGTTAAGCCCTCCAACAAGATGACGTTTAAATACAGTGCCTAAAATGGGCAATGGGGGTTGTGAACTTTCATAAAGGGTATTGTGTGGAGTAGGCATATGAAAGCTTATGGGGTGGCTTGTGTATGTTTGGGTATGGTTTAAGTCCATTTTACACATACTGTTCATTTTGTTGCCATGACACCTTTTACCAACCACTTACAAGGTGAATGGTGATTGAATCAATTATCAAAACTTGAAAATTCATTACTTTCTGATTATTTGTAGTAACTGAGGTATGGTGGAACTGTTATGTTTGTGACACATTTGGCAACCTGAAAATAGCTCATTTGCCATTTATGGAACAAAAAAGCATATTCAGTAGCTATTAAATATGGTACCTCTATGCTCTCTGTTAACCAAATGTGGTTATGATTACTGCATTAGAGTAGTCAAACTGTACTGTAGTATTGGGTTCCCTTCGAAAGTGACAGGTGCTGCTAAATGTACAGtgtctaaaaaccatcatagaaatatcatacgCAACAAGAAATCCCCTTTTGGAATAGttcaacatcaaatacagcattaaaaacacaCAGGTGGTTGGATATTGAatcttttaaaaattgccagaacttgcctgcctgcctggtcAGTTGCAAGGCTAGCGGCCAAATGAAGTATACGGCCACCATTCTATACCACCACAACAAACTCATGGGTGGAAAACATTTTTTGACAATATTCATTGTGCAACAGTATCATGTGATGGAATAGATCACCAGATGTAGAATTTAATGCAGAATCCAATGGTTTTTACCGTTTCTAAAAAGAGAGTTGACAAACGAACTGCTGGTAGTTGTATGTTAATGCTGTTAACAGCTTTCTCTCTAGGCATGAACAATTTATAGAAACTGTACCGGTGTGGCAGTGGGCAAATGTGTATGAATAATTTTTGACATACCTGTGCATTGAGGCTCCAAAGGGAACTGGTCTATATAGCTTGGTCTATAGCATCTAGCTACCCTAATGAAGTCACACTTGTAGTACGTATTATGTCTCTGTAAAGGGAGAACAATTGCAGGCCTTGCCAATTGTGtaacccttgtcttttgacaaaaactAATCGTCGATCTATCTAATGCACAGACCCAGCCTCATGTAACAATGAATATAAAATCTTAATTGTATAGCTTACATCAGCACCACAGAGTGCAGGCCTGACAGGGTCACTGATTATGAGGGGCAGTCACTTCCAAAAGCTAGTCCATCTGCAAATCAAGATTTTTGATCAGTTTAAATTATAGCTTGACAGTAGCTTGATCGCTTGGAATGGGGctttaactagctagctaccaagaaattttcatggtttaATTTCATGGATTGCCAAAAATGTAGGGAACAAATTTTCTCCATGCAAATTGTTGTGATCAGTGACCCTGTGGTGCTGATGTCAGTCACACAATTATGATTTTAGATTCATTGTTACCCAAGGCTGGGTCTGTGCATTAGATAGATTATTGATTAGTTTCgtcaaaagacaagggttacacaaaaggcaaagcctgcaatCGTTCTCCCCTTACAGAGACATGATATGTACTACAAGTGCAACTTCAGGGAGTAGCTAGATGTTATAGACCAAGCTATATAGACCGGTGTCGTTTCGTTCCATTTCCGGTTTCTATTGGTAATTATAACTTGCCATTGTGATAAACCACACACCCTGAAACAATCAGAACATGCCATCACACCTTGAGTAATTAGTGCTGAGGCCACATCATCAATGATCTAGGTCTGTAGAAAACAAGGCTTTGTGCCACACCACCCCCTAGTGTAATCTACTGCATAACTGAGAAGGGAGATCAAGACGCTCTAATATAATATACAGCATCACACATGTATTTCATATACAAAAATGTTAATAAACTGGTGCAATAAAATAGggttaaaatgaagtagggttccattGATAcaaactagtgaaacaagaaatgatggtagctacacAAGGGAACCCCCTACTTAGCAAATGTCGCAATGTGAGTAAAGCCATACTTTGGCactgaaaatgtcattttcccacattgctacaatgccaaacaGGTAGTGTTGATAGTACAAAAGTTATTTATGGAGTATTTAAACACATTTAGGTAACTGAGGTTCACTTTAAGAAACACTGTCCATGGGGTGGTACTAAGTGTACTAGTTCACTATGTCACTTCTGTTATTATTCAGGTAATAGCTAGTGCACTAAGAAGGGAACACACTGATCCTCACAGATTTGAGAAGATCAGTAACATCATCAAACAGTTTAAACTAAGCTGCAGGTACGTGAGTTGTTGAAAACTAGCTAAGCTATGCTGGATTTAGTTTTGGTGTGTGGTGTGACGTTGATGAGAGAATCTTACAATGTTTGCAAACTGTACAAGTATATATTTATATGTTTGTCGATCAATGTGTTCATGTATTTTAAACAATTGTTTGAATTGAAATGTTCCAATTAAACATTTATCATAGAAACATTTTAACATAACGTTCACCacttgtacagtacagtagttgtTTTAAGTTTTTTTATATTAGCCTATAGCTCTTACTATTGTTTCATTCTTTATACAGTAAACTACAAGCTCAGTTCAAGAGTATGGAAGTTAGAAATCACATGTTTGCAGCATTCATCGACACATTCACAGCCAACACTTATGTTATGGTCATCATGACAGATTCCACGATTCGTAAGTGACTTTTATTCCATCTGGTGAGGTGGTAATCATTTTATAATCTCACAGCTTCTGCTGCCACATTGGTAAATATTAGAAATGCTCGGAAACACTTTGAAAAAGTCGAGAAGTTGGATGGCACAACGGTTATACCAAAAAATGTATCAAAAACCACATAATATGACTTGTTATATATTTcaattatgcacacacaaacaaatgtatttgtttattgtCAATGATTTTGTGAAATAAAGTGGTTGTTTTTTTGTGAACTCATTAGTCTTGAAATGTAACTCATTACTCCATGATTTTAACTCGGATGATCATGATAAGGTATATAGCCTTTCTCCACTGCTCTACTGTGCAACAACTTACATACACAACTAAAAATAACAGGATTTCTAAATTACAATAAGAGTCTCTAGAAAATATTCTCCACATCTTGCATGCTAAAATTTAGCACAATATTTGTGAGAACATGAGATGATTTGTTCATTAAGATCTTGATGTGCTTCTTCAGACTGAGTCTTGATAGATACAATCTTATGGTCCTTGTTCCTTGCACTATATAGCTTGACAACACCATGCTTGTAGCTTCACAAACATTCAATTGTTACTCTTCTTTTGACAAAAAAGGTAGTGATGATTATGGTATAGCCCAGAAGAAATATTCCCAGACCAAACACAAACATCGTCAACAAATTCAGGCACCAGCCACAAAACATCAGACAAACACCCACTGCTGCTAATGTGGTCCCGACTAGTGTCAACTTCGGACGAAGAGCAAAGTGAACTTGTTGACTCTTTAGCATGTCTGAATTCAACTCATGATTATTTGGCCCAATGAGAGCCTTTTTCCCTGGAAATAGAAATATTTGTGAAAGTGCAACATAAGTTAAAACAGAATGAAAAAATTATTTGGTGATATTCAGGAGCACATGGAATCCAATGGGCAAAGGATTCTCCGTAGAATTCAATGCACTCCTACCCTCACTTATATCTGTAAATTAACTATGAGATCAACAGCTTTGCATACTGGAAGTTGCACTGTGCATTTGGGTAAACATATTATACGTTATTAGAATAGTCAATATCAACTAGAGGTGTACGGATCAGAGGTTGACTATTGGTTATATGGCCTTGTTTTTGCACATCAGTAATACTTGGCACAGCTCAATAATGACAAAAACTACAACCACTCAATTTGGGTACTCAAGACATGATATCGGTGAAAAACGGGAAGCTACATTATCATTTGGGGAGTAGCTTAGTAATGAGGGGTCCAACACTTTCAAGAAATCTCATACACTTGCGTGGTAGAAATCAAGCCAGCAATTCTGTGTTTCTTGGAAAGGTTTCATGTAAACTATAATTTACGTAACGAAAATGTATAGAACTTAAGCTTCTTAGAACTTTATCTTACAATCTATAGAACTTACCCTTAAGCTTCTTTGTAATAAAATCTGCCCAGTAGTACAAACCAACAGCTTTGATACCTTCAAGTAGTTGACTCCAACTGGCACCCGGCTGAGTATCCAGCCACTTACTCAACATGCAGGTACAACAATCTGCTGCACTTTTAGGGTGGTCCATTTCAATAATATCTAGTACTGGATATAGCTCAGAGTCCAGTAATTGAATACCTAGATCCTTCCACCTTACAGATACAGCAAGTATGACATGATTCTTGAGGTCTTTAAGAGTTGGTCGGTCACGCACTGAAATTCATAgaagagaataaacgtcttaatggtacacattacaagcatacaggggcctagacacaggggtatactgtatatagtaaaGTACACTAGCAAAGACTCGTTAACTCACCTGTTGCCTCAATGAACGATTTCTTATCACTACCTTCTTCTTCCATATTAACTTATGACTCTACTGTTTGACCGGAATCTTCATTTGACATGCAGACATGATCAAGATGATTCTCAAACCGGGGGCCGGGCGTGTGTGCGTGCGAGTCTGTGTGTGGTCTCCAATATTTTCGTACACATTATCTTGAAGGAGCGAGCAATGACCTATTCGAAGACCTAGGCCTGTTCCTTTTACACTCTTCTTTGTAGAGTGCGCATATAATACGTAGATAACTGGAGTTTATGCAGTTGTCCCGTTCTTGAAACAGCACGAAGAAGCCAGGCTAGTTAGAAAACTACAAGCGAAGTATCCACAAGCTAGCAGAAGAAACACAGGAAGGTGGAACTACAGTGCGCCAACATTTACATGTCAGTGAAGTCAAAGGCATAGAACAACAATGTCTCAGAAATTAGGTGAGATCATTTTTGTGTGTAAAGTATTGGTGTATTATGTATTGTATGATGCCACTACAAATTGAATATGAGTATATCAGATAGTCTATGGATGCAGTAGTTGAGAACCCCAACATCAACAAAGTATTTTAATATAAAACATGTGAAGTACAATGACGTGAACGGCTGTTTTACCGGCACTAGTTCATAGTTTAACCggactaaacacacacacacactagttgtattgaggcaagctagggttgtCACACATCCTGTATGCTGAACATTTGACTTCAGGGCACACGTCTAGTAGTATACCCTGAGTAAATGACTCTAGGGCACATAACCAGTAGTGTGCCTCACGTCTTGTACTTTAGGGCACACAACAAGTAgtcattagggttagggtcaggCTCAGATTTGGTTttttcttcactcttgttatatatagaagtcattTCAGTTGGaagtttataaggtagaaactaagggaggtaggtagctgcagcaccggtggtacagtggttatgAGTGTGGATGTGAGTATGGAGGCTTGGGTTCAAAGTCAACTTTTGTTTTtcactttcttaggtttttaaagtttttttttaatgcacgtgatGCCAGCACTATATAACCTGCTTTTTTATTAATACGTATATCCCCTCCCTCCTGCAAAAGCATACATATAAAGGATGATGCTACACCATATTACGAATAAtcagtattaattttttttttagttaCGTATACTACGTATGCCTGCTTCATCCTCTGATTTAGTACAATGTAGGCACTGATTAATTTGGTGCCTTGTGTTCACTCCTCCCTGTGTACCCTTGTAAAAATGCTTAAAATATTGGATAACCCCTTACCCATGAATTTTTACAATGGTAGTTTGAAATGCACTTACCAAAGAGCACTTCATCATTAAAtgaaagcattaataaattgtgttgtgtgttgGTCAGTCAATAAATGCTGTGGGATTCTTCTGCCAAATCCTTATCCCACCTATAATTAGCTAATTATTGGCCGTACAATTggcttctttttgtttttgatTACTATTGTCTTCCTCTGTTTGTGGCATCTTCCTATAATCACCTTACTAGCCAAAGAGGTGAAGGGGGACAATGAAAGTTGTGCAGTGTAGTTTGAAGTTTGCAGCAAACATAGATACATTGTGGTGGGTTTGAGCACATGTCCCAGGAATTTTTCTTGTGATATGATTTGTGACCATTCCAATAGTGcagttgactgctctgttagtgTTGATATTTTGTTTACAAGAATTAACCAATATTAGACAATcactagactggactactggacgcACGTTTTTCCCTTCTtaccaaatatttgggcaactggttgtaaggatggtagttagaccactcccccacACATAAAGAAACCAAAAAAACATAGCCTACGGCAGCCATAcgaggacagttgggcatttgcttccctagttaacaccaggttgatgttacagctgggtgggctgtttccccagttgacaccaggccaccaggtcctcattaacagctgggtagactggagcaatgtgagtaaagtttcttgctcaaggaaacaacaacgaCACCAAAGTGGCGCAACCGGAAatcgaacctgggacctttCGATCATCAGGCAGGTGCCCTATCCACTTCGCTATGCTgaaacccacacacacacacacacacacacacacacacacacacacacacacacacacacacacacacacacacacacacacacacacacacacacacacacacacacacacacacacacacacatacacacacaatgccAGACTTGCAACATTTCCCAGCTGCAGCTGTGTATCAGCTATGGATAGCAGGACAGTTTGCTGTCACCACTTATCCCTTTCGATATCGCGAATGCACCAGTGCATTTTATAGCATATACCGTGTAATCCCACTGACGCACTAGTGTGTTTTTGTTGACTTCCGTTAGTCTTTTGGGCCTACAGATCAACCCAACAACAGCACAACTACCACTATTTAACTCCATAAAAAATGGAGAATGAAATGACACTAGAAATACAGCCCTAGTGATTATCCTGCCTTGAGAAGCAACACTGAAACTATGCTACAGCACTGAAAAATCACAGGAAAAGTTGCACATCTTTCGAAAATGCTTCATAAGTTGATTTCTGTAGGTCCCATTGAAGAACAGTAAGTTTTAATAGACTCAGCATTAAATTCTGCATCTGGTGATCTATTATATCATGTGATATGGTTGCACAATCAAACATGGTGGTCAAAGATATTTCAGTGAAGTGCTGGCATTATTGCACGAATGAAACGCTTTGTaagtttgtaactgaaaataGTACAGGAATGAAACCTAGATGCCCATGCTAAAATATGATGAATGATTCTTCTCAGGCATGTTCTACGAGCAAAGTAAGCAACAAGTGAGTTTTTCAAGGTAAAGGAATAACAACACACGTTTCCTTAAATAATACGGTTTTATGTACAGAATTAGAAAAATATGCGGTATCGAAAGGgttaattatttattaattaatttagCTGACTCGACTTGTATTTAGGATGCATGCATATGGgtactacatacatatgtactgtatatggttATTCTTCTGGTAAGACAAACAATGGagattatgccaagagagagTTGTTATGCAAATTGCATACAATCCTAAGAGACGGGTTCACCTGCATATTTAGCTACAGCCAGTTGTACTTAAAAGGGAAGAGAAAAGTctgtccagtagtccagtctgctagtccagtccagtggttGTATACAACCATATCCATTTCCATTGCCTATGCTATAGTCCTGGTAGAATCTTTGAAATATGGCTTCACGGTTCAAGATATTATAATTCTGGACTGTATGTATGCTCGATTATAATCATCATTTAATCTCTATATATCACTATGCAGCTCCTACAATCCAGCTCCATCCTAAGAATATCACAGTTCATAAAGGAGACGTGGCAGTTCTTGAAGTGAAAGTTACTGGAGCTACACCAATGTATTATCAGTGGTATCATGATGGTCGCCTGCTGGATGGTATGTGTTATTACAGATGTAGAATTTGAAGCATGTAGGGCTGTCAACCTCAGAATTCCTGAATTGGGAATTTTGTGTATATTAGACAGTGGTATGTAGAGTTTACTTTGATGTGTCTTATTTTATATAGGAGGTGCCTTGTTGGTAGGATACCTGGCTAAATATAATACTTGTTTGCAACCACAATGATACCATGTaatggatcatgaaggtttgggtttGAACTTCATGGCTTGATTCTTTTTGCTGTTCAACGTCCcaacaggtgtcttttggcaacCTTAATACTAACTCACTGCGTGTACACCATTCCCTAAAATACTTATAGACACTCTCATTccaggatttaaaaaccatagGTGATGTGAACACTTACTGAGGCTCAGCTGAGGTAATATTGATATTACTTCAGGTTTTTTATCTTCCTATTACAAGCATCTTCCTATTACAAATGAGCTACCAAGTGCTACTTACTTCGAAATATATCTAGTCATTTATAGTCATTTAACGCAGTTATATTATACAGTAGTCTCTCCATTATCCAGCCATTGATTATCTGAGCATTCCTGTCATCCGAACtgtggaagtgactgttctattagagtattttacctaaagtgtatgttctattagagtttttaaCTGTATATGTAAATATGTAGGCTTCAtttattcttccattatttgaaCACACCTAGGGCCCAGTAATGGAGGGATCACTATATATCTTTCTTGAAATGAATacagtcatatatatatataatatatatatatgtactttgCTGTAGATGAAAATAAATCTGTGTACTCGATTCCTGGTGTGGTCTTGAGTGATGCTGGGCGCTACGTTTGTCAGGTGAAGAACAAATATGGTGAAATGAACTCAAAAGTATCCAGAGTGGTTGTGATGTCTAACAATGCAGCACCGCAACATGAAGGATACAGTCAGTATAATATATCATCACACGAAGAATGTAGTCAGTTTGATCTAGAGTCTTTTTTGTTAATAGAAAAATTACTAGATGAGAAAGGTAAgcatcatgtttttcatcaaagACTGACAATGTTCTGCATAATAGCATTAAAAGGAGCTATTCATGAACTATTATCTATTATCTAAACTACTCTCAAAAGATAAGATTTTAGGTAGTAAGGATGAATAAGATACAGAGCTTTATTCAACTCGAGGGATTTATTACATTACTCACATACACCTGTATGTTGCAAGCTTAGCTGTTTTTATTATGCATAATTTAGGGAATTTGCAACTTGTATGACTTGATAACTTTTTTTTAATTAGCTCCCTTTGAAATTTTGTAGATACTTCTCATAACCTTATGCTTACATATTTGCATGTCAACTGCTTGCATAACTATAGATCGCAGAAAATAAATAGATGTGTTATCTTATGTAAAAATATATACACAATTGCTTG
This portion of the Dysidea avara chromosome 12, odDysAvar1.4, whole genome shotgun sequence genome encodes:
- the LOC136240372 gene encoding ras-related GTP-binding protein A-like produces the protein MKKKVLLMGKSGAGKTSMRSIIFANYIARDTRRLGATIDVEHSHVRFLGNLVLNLWDCGGQKVFMDSFLTTQRDTIFRNVEVLIYVFDVESDEYDRDMHYYQSCLEALMQNSPDAKIFCLVHKMDLVPEDQRTMIFEKRESELKKRSLPLSCECFRTSIWDETLYKAWSTIVHLLIPNISQLEASLNSFATVLDADEVLLFEKATFLVIASALRREHTDPHRFEKISNIIKQFKLSCSKLQAQFKSMEVRNHMFAAFIDTFTANTYVMVIMTDSTIPSAATLVNIRNARKHFEKVEKLDGTTVIPKNVSKTT
- the LOC136240373 gene encoding uncharacterized protein, translated to MEEEGSDKKSFIEATVRDRPTLKDLKNHVILAVSVRWKDLGIQLLDSELYPVLDIIEMDHPKSAADCCTCMLSKWLDTQPGASWSQLLEGIKAVGLYYWADFITKKLKGKKALIGPNNHELNSDMLKSQQVHFALRPKLTLVGTTLAAVGVCLMFCGWCLNLLTMFVFGLGIFLLGYTIIITTFFVKRRVTIECL